CATAGCGGAAGGCTATAAACGAATGAAAGTTAAAATAAAGCCAGGCTTTGACGTTAATGTAATTCAAGCTCTTAGAGAAGCTTTTCCAAACGTTCCCCTTATGGCAGATGCGAATTCTGCATATACATTAGATGATATAGACGTACTTAAACAACTAGATGAGTTTAATTTGACAATGATAGAACAGCCTTTAGCTTCTGATGATATTATTGATCATGCAAAATTGCAAAAAGAGCTAAAAACGCCTATTTGTTTAGATGAAAGTATTCACTCATTAGAAGATGCCCGCAAAGCCTTTGAACTTGGAAGTACTCAAATAATTAATGTCAAAATTGGACGTGTCGGTGGCTTAACTGAATCGAAAAAAATTCATGACTTCTGTATGGAAAACGACATCCCAGTATGGTGTGGTGGAATGTTAGAATCAGGGATAGGACGTGCTCATAACGTAGCGTTAACGACACTCCCAAACTTTATCTTGCCTGGTGATACTGCGGGTTCTTCCCGCTATTGGGAGGAAGATGTCATTACTCCTGAAGTAGTTGCAAAAGACGGATATATCACGGTTCCTACAGGTTATGGCATTGGTTATGAGCCTAATATTAAAGTGATGGATCGTTACACAGTGGAACAGTTCCATTTTAAAGCTTAAAGTGAAACTTCAATCAGTAGGGTTTCTTCATCCCCCACTGATTGAAAAGATGAACTTAGGAAAATAACGCCGCATCGTGCGGCAATGCTTGAGTGACCAACATCCTGTTGGTCCGGGACTCGCAAGAAGCGAGTCACATAGACGAAGCCACACGACGTGGCGCTTTTCGTCTATGTTCTATGACGGGC
The genomic region above belongs to Psychrobacillus sp. FSL K6-2836 and contains:
- the menC gene encoding o-succinylbenzoate synthase, whose amino-acid sequence is MIIKEVNIRKMKMTMKSPFSTSFGTFQDKEFLLLEVTDELGNTGWGESTAFHSPWYNEETLETNLHMIRDFLIPLVLDKEITHPDEVNELFAPLRKNNMAKAAIEGAIWDLYAKRNKWTLAEALGGTAEKIEVGISIGIQKSTEDLIELVRGYIAEGYKRMKVKIKPGFDVNVIQALREAFPNVPLMADANSAYTLDDIDVLKQLDEFNLTMIEQPLASDDIIDHAKLQKELKTPICLDESIHSLEDARKAFELGSTQIINVKIGRVGGLTESKKIHDFCMENDIPVWCGGMLESGIGRAHNVALTTLPNFILPGDTAGSSRYWEEDVITPEVVAKDGYITVPTGYGIGYEPNIKVMDRYTVEQFHFKA